A window of the Parabacteroides merdae ATCC 43184 genome harbors these coding sequences:
- the glmM gene encoding phosphoglucosamine mutase, which produces MTLIKSISGIRGTIGGNPEDGLNPLAIVKFVAAYATFIKKNTKVTTNKIVVGRDARISGPMVKQVVLGALTGMGFDVVDIDLATTPTTELAVAWEEACGGIILTASHNPKQWNALKLLNERGEFLNAAEGAEVLKIAAEESFVFADVDNLGKVYVNNTYNQKHIESVLKLDLVDVEAIRAANFRVAIDCVNSVGGVVIPELLSALGVKEIFKLHCAPHGNFAHNPEPIPENLTEISDLMKHAKADVGFVVDPDVDRLAIISEDGEMFGEEYTLVAVSDYVLSHTPGNTVSNLSSSRALRDVTRAHGCEYNAAAVGEVNVVTKMKATNAIIGGEGNGGVIYPASHYGRDALVGIALFLTHLAKKQMKTSELRASYPPYFISKKKVELTPDIDVDAILAKVKEKFAQYDITDIDGVKIDFPEKWVHLRKSNTEPIIRIYSEAHTMQEAEEIGDELIQIIRDMCK; this is translated from the coding sequence ATGACACTGATTAAATCTATTTCTGGTATCCGTGGAACAATAGGCGGGAACCCGGAAGACGGGCTCAATCCGTTGGCTATTGTTAAGTTTGTGGCTGCTTATGCTACATTCATTAAGAAAAACACGAAGGTGACAACAAACAAGATCGTGGTAGGTCGTGATGCACGTATCTCTGGTCCGATGGTTAAACAAGTCGTTCTCGGTGCGCTTACGGGAATGGGCTTTGACGTGGTAGATATCGATCTGGCTACTACTCCGACTACCGAGTTAGCTGTTGCCTGGGAAGAAGCTTGTGGCGGTATCATTTTGACTGCCAGCCACAATCCGAAACAATGGAATGCCCTGAAGTTATTGAACGAACGGGGGGAATTCTTGAATGCTGCCGAAGGTGCCGAGGTGCTGAAGATTGCTGCTGAAGAAAGTTTCGTATTTGCTGATGTCGACAATTTAGGAAAAGTCTATGTCAATAATACTTACAATCAAAAGCACATCGAGAGTGTGTTGAAGCTGGATTTGGTGGATGTCGAGGCTATCAGAGCTGCTAATTTCCGTGTCGCTATCGACTGTGTAAACTCGGTAGGCGGTGTTGTTATTCCTGAATTGCTTTCAGCTTTGGGGGTAAAGGAAATTTTCAAGTTGCATTGTGCTCCTCACGGTAACTTTGCACATAATCCGGAACCGATCCCTGAAAACCTGACGGAGATCTCCGACCTGATGAAGCATGCCAAAGCCGATGTCGGTTTTGTTGTTGATCCGGACGTAGACCGTCTGGCTATTATCAGCGAAGACGGGGAGATGTTTGGAGAAGAATATACACTGGTGGCTGTCAGCGACTACGTTTTGAGTCATACACCGGGCAATACGGTCAGCAACCTGAGCTCAAGCCGTGCTCTGCGTGACGTTACCCGTGCTCATGGTTGCGAGTACAATGCGGCAGCAGTGGGCGAAGTGAATGTCGTAACGAAGATGAAAGCGACTAATGCTATTATCGGTGGCGAAGGCAATGGAGGTGTGATCTATCCGGCCAGCCATTACGGTCGTGATGCTTTGGTGGGTATCGCCTTGTTCCTGACTCATCTGGCAAAGAAGCAGATGAAGACAAGCGAACTGCGTGCTTCCTATCCTCCGTACTTCATTTCCAAGAAGAAAGTAGAACTGACTCCAGATATCGATGTAGATGCTATCTTGGCAAAAGTAAAAGAGAAATTTGCCCAGTATGATATCACCGATATCGATGGTGTGAAGATCGACTTCCCTGAAAAATGGGTGCATCTGCGTAAGAGCAATACGGAACCGATTATCCGTATTTATTCCGAAGCTCACACGATGCAGGAAGCGGAAGAGATTGGTGACGAGCTGATTCAGATCATTCGCGATATGTGTAAATAA
- a CDS encoding DUF4827 family protein: MKRGFYILLIMCTAIMVVSCDKTKSYTDMLKAQEKAIDRLRADSGLVFLEEFPTDSIFKENEFVELDNGVYLNIVNKGNSERAVLGQTAIRSRFIARMFMENSSMGTGTVDLLGPNSNGTHPVEFRYGYYTSLNPDYSYTWDMFICEGLGAGLPYVGDSAVVKLIVPFKLMSSDFQSSGTPVFFEKVKYTFIK, from the coding sequence ATGAAGAGAGGTTTTTATATCCTGTTGATTATGTGCACCGCCATAATGGTGGTGTCGTGTGACAAGACAAAGTCATACACTGATATGTTGAAGGCCCAGGAGAAAGCTATTGATCGTTTGCGTGCGGATAGTGGATTGGTTTTTCTGGAAGAATTTCCGACTGACAGCATTTTTAAGGAAAATGAATTTGTTGAGTTGGATAATGGTGTTTATCTGAATATCGTCAATAAAGGAAACAGTGAACGTGCGGTACTGGGACAAACGGCGATCCGTTCCCGTTTCATCGCCCGGATGTTTATGGAAAACAGTAGCATGGGAACCGGTACTGTCGACCTGCTCGGTCCTAATTCAAACGGTACACATCCGGTAGAGTTCAGATATGGTTATTATACTTCTTTGAATCCTGATTACTCTTATACATGGGATATGTTTATTTGTGAAGGTTTAGGTGCCGGACTTCCTTACGTGGGAGACAGCGCGGTTGTCAAACTGATCGTTCCGTTTAAACTGATGAGCAGTGATTTTCAAAGCTCAGGGACACCTGTGTTTTTTGAGAAAGTGAAGTATACTTTTATAAAATAA
- a CDS encoding lytic transglycosylase domain-containing protein — protein MMKLLNSNSIVGFVVGSAVCLTACLSIGSSDSEKVKDQRPVVSSVTMSPDIPSSVSFCGKDIDLTRYNMHEGFDRELSSFTYFHSTTMLLIKRANRCFPIIEPILKANGIPDDFKYLAVIESHLDPRVSSPARAVGTWQLLEGTARQYGLTITSTVDERCDVTKATEAACRYLKAAYEKYGDWAMVASSYNAGMGRISGELVKQDADSSFDLWLVEETTRYVYRIMAIKQIFEAPYKYGFVLRAQDLYKPIACESVAVSTDIQDLSGFAKKNGITYADLKRFNPWLRDRKLLTAGKTYTIRIPKESDMYYKTPNTYVHNPAWVVK, from the coding sequence ATGATGAAATTATTGAACAGTAATAGTATAGTCGGTTTTGTGGTGGGTAGTGCTGTGTGCCTGACCGCCTGCCTCTCCATTGGTTCGAGTGATTCGGAAAAAGTGAAAGACCAACGTCCGGTCGTTTCATCGGTGACCATGTCGCCTGATATTCCTTCTTCCGTCTCTTTTTGCGGAAAAGATATCGATTTGACGCGTTATAATATGCATGAAGGTTTTGACCGGGAATTGAGTAGCTTTACCTATTTCCATTCTACTACCATGCTGCTGATTAAGCGGGCAAACCGCTGTTTCCCGATCATTGAACCGATTCTGAAGGCTAACGGCATTCCGGACGATTTCAAGTATCTGGCGGTGATCGAGAGCCATCTCGATCCGCGTGTCTCATCGCCTGCACGGGCAGTAGGAACTTGGCAGTTGCTGGAAGGAACGGCCCGGCAGTACGGATTGACGATAACATCTACGGTTGACGAACGTTGCGATGTGACAAAGGCGACCGAAGCAGCCTGTCGTTATCTGAAAGCGGCTTATGAAAAATATGGAGACTGGGCGATGGTCGCGTCTTCCTATAATGCCGGTATGGGACGTATTTCGGGAGAGCTTGTCAAGCAGGATGCAGACAGTTCGTTTGACCTTTGGCTGGTGGAGGAAACAACCCGCTATGTATATCGTATCATGGCTATCAAGCAGATATTTGAAGCCCCTTATAAATATGGGTTCGTGCTAAGAGCGCAGGATCTGTATAAACCGATCGCATGCGAGAGTGTTGCCGTCTCGACGGATATTCAGGATTTGTCCGGTTTTGCCAAGAAGAATGGTATCACTTATGCCGATCTGAAACGTTTCAATCCCTGGTTGCGAGATCGTAAATTGCTGACAGCAGGAAAAACATATACGATCCGGATCCCGAAAGAATCTGATATGTATTATAAAACGCCTAACACCTATGTGCATAATCCGGCCTGGGTGGTGAAATAA
- the uvrA gene encoding excinuclease ABC subunit UvrA → MMKDKNALEGGRISVLGARVHNLKNIDVDIPRNKLSVITGMSGSGKSSLAFDTIFAEGQRRYVETFSAYARNFLGNMERPDVDKITGLSPVISIEQKTTNKNPRSTVGTTTEVYDFFRLLYARAGEAYSYLSGEKMVKYTEEQTLELILNQYKGKKTYLLAPLVRNRKGHYKELFEQMRKKGYLNVRVDGEMKEIFHGMKLDRYKMHSIEVVIDKLVVSESDERRLKESLRIAMKQGDGLVLVLDAETNEVRHFSRRLMDPVTGLSYSEPAPHNFSFNSPQGACPKCKGLGQVNLLDMNKIVPDASLSIYSGGIVALGKYKNSLIFWQIEAICEKYGVTLKTPIKDIPEEAIDEIMNGTDERLQIKNDSLGTSNYFLSYEGVAKYILMQQESEASASAQKWAGQFIRMATCPECNGQRLNKEALHYKIAGKNIAELSAMDISELYEWLEGVEEQLNPKQRQIAVEILKEIRSRLKFLLDVGLDYLALNRASATLSGGESQRIRLATQIGSQLVNVLYILDEPSIGLHQRDNVRLINSLKELRDTGNSVVVVEHDKDMMLNADYVVDMGPKAGRLGGEVVFAGTPGEMLKADTLTSAYLNGKTEIAVPEERRKGNGQFITIKGASGNNLRNVDVTFPLGTLICVTGVSGSGKSSLINRTLQPILSQHFYRSLEDPLPYKSIEGIDNVDKIVNVDQSPIGRSPRSNPATYTGVFSDIRNLFVDLPESKVRGYKPGRFSFNVSGGRCETCKGNGYKTIEMNFLPDVLVPCEECHGKRYNRETLEVRFRGKSIADILDMTINMAVEFFENIPSILSKVKVLQDVGLGYIKLGQPSTTLSGGESQRVKLATELAKKDTGKTLYVLDEPTTGLHFEDIRVLLGVLNKLVDKGNTIIVIEHNLDVIKCADYLIDMGPEGGRNGGQVLFTGTPEEMVKAKTKSYTAPFLKDELKSDKK, encoded by the coding sequence ATGATGAAGGATAAGAATGCATTGGAAGGCGGCCGTATTTCCGTTTTAGGCGCGCGTGTCCATAATTTGAAGAATATAGATGTCGACATACCTCGTAACAAGCTCTCCGTAATTACCGGTATGAGCGGTAGTGGTAAATCGTCTTTGGCTTTTGATACGATTTTTGCGGAAGGGCAACGCCGTTATGTGGAGACGTTCTCCGCTTATGCGCGTAACTTCTTGGGAAATATGGAACGGCCGGATGTGGATAAGATCACTGGTCTGAGCCCTGTTATCTCAATCGAGCAGAAAACAACAAACAAGAATCCGAGATCCACAGTGGGGACGACTACCGAGGTTTATGACTTTTTCCGTCTGCTTTATGCAAGGGCGGGAGAGGCTTATTCGTATTTGAGCGGCGAGAAGATGGTGAAATACACCGAAGAGCAGACGTTGGAACTGATTCTGAACCAGTATAAAGGGAAGAAGACCTATCTGCTTGCCCCGCTTGTCCGTAACCGTAAAGGACATTATAAGGAACTTTTCGAGCAGATGCGAAAGAAAGGCTATCTGAATGTCCGGGTAGACGGTGAGATGAAAGAGATATTTCATGGCATGAAGCTCGACCGGTATAAGATGCACAGTATCGAGGTCGTGATCGATAAGCTGGTCGTTTCGGAATCGGACGAACGCCGTTTGAAAGAAAGCCTGCGCATCGCGATGAAGCAGGGCGACGGACTGGTACTCGTGCTGGATGCCGAGACAAACGAAGTGCGCCATTTCAGCCGCCGGTTGATGGACCCCGTGACGGGTTTGTCTTACAGTGAACCAGCTCCCCATAATTTTTCGTTCAACTCTCCGCAGGGTGCTTGCCCGAAATGTAAAGGACTGGGACAGGTCAATTTGTTGGACATGAACAAGATCGTGCCCGATGCGTCGCTCAGTATCTACAGTGGCGGTATCGTGGCGTTGGGAAAATATAAGAATTCACTGATATTCTGGCAGATCGAAGCTATTTGCGAGAAATATGGCGTAACACTGAAAACCCCGATCAAAGACATCCCGGAAGAAGCGATCGATGAGATCATGAACGGGACGGACGAACGCCTGCAAATAAAAAACGATTCGCTGGGTACTTCCAATTATTTCCTGTCGTATGAAGGAGTTGCCAAATATATCCTGATGCAGCAGGAGAGCGAGGCTTCCGCTTCCGCGCAGAAATGGGCGGGACAGTTTATACGGATGGCTACCTGTCCGGAATGTAACGGGCAGCGGTTGAACAAGGAAGCGCTGCATTATAAGATAGCCGGAAAGAATATTGCCGAACTTTCGGCAATGGATATCTCTGAATTGTATGAGTGGTTGGAGGGTGTCGAGGAGCAGTTGAATCCTAAGCAGAGGCAGATTGCTGTCGAAATCTTGAAGGAGATCCGTTCACGTCTGAAATTCCTGTTAGATGTCGGATTGGACTATCTCGCGTTGAACCGTGCTTCGGCGACGTTATCGGGGGGCGAGAGTCAACGCATCCGTTTGGCGACCCAGATCGGTAGCCAGCTGGTCAATGTACTTTATATCTTGGATGAACCGAGTATAGGGTTGCACCAGCGGGATAACGTTCGTTTGATCAACTCGTTGAAAGAGTTGCGCGATACGGGCAACTCTGTTGTCGTGGTCGAGCATGACAAAGACATGATGTTGAATGCGGACTATGTGGTCGATATGGGACCGAAGGCTGGTCGTCTAGGAGGAGAAGTTGTTTTTGCCGGAACTCCCGGAGAAATGTTGAAAGCTGACACGCTTACTTCGGCCTACCTGAACGGGAAGACGGAGATTGCCGTTCCGGAAGAGCGGCGGAAAGGAAACGGACAGTTTATCACGATAAAAGGGGCGAGCGGGAATAATCTGCGGAATGTGGATGTCACGTTCCCGTTGGGTACGCTGATCTGTGTCACGGGCGTGTCCGGTAGCGGAAAGTCTTCTTTGATCAACCGGACCTTGCAGCCGATTCTCAGCCAGCATTTCTATCGTTCCCTGGAAGATCCGTTGCCTTACAAATCAATCGAAGGGATAGACAATGTGGATAAGATAGTCAATGTGGACCAGTCACCGATCGGACGTTCGCCGAGAAGTAATCCGGCTACTTATACCGGCGTCTTTTCGGATATCCGCAATCTGTTTGTGGATCTGCCTGAATCGAAAGTGCGTGGCTACAAACCCGGACGTTTCTCGTTCAATGTCTCCGGCGGACGTTGCGAGACGTGCAAAGGGAACGGTTACAAGACGATCGAGATGAATTTCCTGCCGGATGTGCTGGTTCCCTGTGAAGAATGTCATGGCAAGCGATACAACCGGGAAACGTTGGAAGTCCGCTTTCGCGGGAAATCCATTGCGGATATTCTGGATATGACGATCAATATGGCGGTGGAGTTTTTCGAGAATATTCCCTCGATCTTGTCGAAAGTGAAGGTTTTGCAGGATGTAGGCCTGGGTTATATCAAGTTGGGGCAACCTTCCACGACTCTCTCCGGCGGTGAGAGCCAGCGTGTCAAACTGGCGACCGAACTGGCCAAGAAAGATACGGGCAAGACGCTTTACGTGTTGGACGAGCCGACGACCGGTCTTCATTTCGAAGATATACGGGTCTTGTTGGGCGTCCTGAATAAATTGGTGGATAAGGGTAATACGATCATCGTCATCGAGCATAACCTCGATGTCATCAAATGTGCCGACTATCTGATCGATATGGGTCCCGAAGGCGGACGTAACGGCGGGCAGGTCCTTTTCACCGGAACTCCCGAAGAAATGGTAAAAGCGAAAACGAAGAGCTATACGGCTCCATTTTTGAAAGACGAATTAAAAAGCGATAAGAAATGA
- a CDS encoding T9SS type B sorting domain-containing protein produces the protein MYMLRTEIRKLGGLICFLFVMLAIQAQQYTVTGGNGVPYLLENPGNRIRVYLVYGMDNVEISYTSSSTNHQWYRYKQKALDREPVPCEQNGETSVVRNIEEDAGYYVEDPASGLNGWYVWIIDYSKYAFNVESITVKGNCDGFWLEGSPTVPVMYYYTPTGNRITVKREFNVAYQTLEWSEDNNYFSPKNVQRSLTEGPYSTKINDNETIPLCDTEVTLSGDQFAKHFGIEKSITSDTYQAVAVEVHVDTTFIMDNAENMTAGDGEYISAPATVTFRAYANDPVATLYTWKIYRSDQENGIENPLVEYRDEEIDYTFTEKGDYTAVATVSNATGECEAVSNSIEIKIAESELQIPNAFSPGTTPGINDEFRVAYKSLVTYKCWIFNRWGVQMYHSTNPAEGWDGKKGGKYVAPGVYFYVIDAVGSDGIKYNKKGSINILRPKKIDDEIIEQ, from the coding sequence ATGTATATGCTAAGAACGGAAATTAGGAAACTGGGAGGATTGATTTGTTTCTTGTTTGTGATGTTGGCCATCCAGGCACAGCAATATACGGTTACAGGAGGAAATGGGGTTCCTTATTTGTTGGAGAATCCAGGAAATCGTATACGAGTTTATTTGGTGTATGGAATGGATAATGTGGAGATTAGCTATACATCTTCGTCTACTAATCATCAATGGTATCGATATAAGCAAAAGGCATTGGACCGGGAACCTGTTCCGTGTGAACAGAATGGGGAGACATCCGTTGTCCGGAATATAGAGGAGGATGCCGGGTATTATGTGGAAGATCCGGCTTCCGGTTTGAATGGTTGGTATGTATGGATCATTGATTATAGTAAATACGCTTTTAATGTCGAAAGCATTACAGTCAAAGGAAATTGTGACGGCTTTTGGCTGGAAGGTTCTCCGACTGTCCCAGTTATGTATTATTATACCCCGACGGGAAATCGGATAACGGTGAAGCGGGAGTTTAATGTCGCTTATCAGACATTGGAGTGGTCTGAAGACAACAACTATTTTTCGCCTAAGAATGTGCAAAGATCACTGACGGAAGGGCCTTATTCGACAAAGATAAACGATAACGAAACAATTCCGTTGTGCGATACGGAAGTCACACTTTCCGGTGATCAGTTTGCAAAACATTTCGGAATAGAGAAATCAATCACTTCGGATACCTATCAGGCGGTGGCCGTCGAAGTGCATGTCGATACGACGTTTATAATGGATAATGCGGAGAATATGACAGCTGGAGACGGGGAATATATTTCCGCTCCGGCAACGGTCACTTTTCGGGCGTATGCCAATGATCCGGTAGCGACGCTGTATACTTGGAAAATATATAGGAGCGATCAGGAAAACGGGATCGAGAATCCGCTGGTGGAATATAGGGATGAGGAGATCGACTATACGTTTACGGAGAAAGGTGATTATACGGCGGTTGCGACTGTCAGCAACGCGACAGGAGAATGCGAGGCGGTTTCCAATTCTATTGAAATCAAGATTGCAGAATCGGAATTGCAGATCCCGAACGCTTTCTCGCCAGGTACGACGCCTGGTATCAATGATGAATTTCGTGTCGCCTACAAATCGCTTGTGACCTATAAGTGCTGGATATTTAATCGATGGGGAGTACAGATGTACCATTCTACTAACCCGGCTGAAGGGTGGGATGGCAAAAAAGGTGGGAAATATGTCGCTCCCGGCGTCTATTTTTATGTGATAGATGCAGTGGGATCGGATGGTATTAAATATAATAAAAAAGGTTCTATAAATATTCTTAGACCCAAGAAGATTGATGATGAAATTATTGAACAGTAA